In Lewinellaceae bacterium, a single window of DNA contains:
- a CDS encoding ATP-binding protein yields the protein MNRFFNIAGPCYPQEHYIVPPLERLPGLLPLIHQKQYFVIHAARQTGKTTLLQHLTTFLNQEGKYYAAYCPLEAAQVFPEPKEGIRQIFYTLAYNIQNSGLPHAEGFGKGVNPEETSIVIRSALSAYCRALDKPLVLLFDEIDALQNGTLVAFLRQLREGYITRNTIPFPHSVALVGLRNIRDYKSKLREDRETLGSASPVESKQWLFHRASPFNIVNKAFTLSNFTEPEIAALYRQHTAATGQAFEPGAVTKVYEYSSGQPWLVNATANEAIAEILNNDYSQPVTPTLIEQAVQHIMLRRDTHIDSLLDKLKEARVRRVLDPIIAGKESTRLLSDDTQYCLDLGLIKDGDTGLMPANKIYAEVIIRTLNYDTQYSFEKQTPNVWISPDGQADMNGLMKAFQQFWRENSEIWEEKYEYKEAAPHLILQAFLQRVVNGGGSILREYAGGRKRMDLCVRYGNYQYPVEIKVRYGPKTLPDGLAQLGEYMDKLGETTGWLVLFDRDKGKAWDEKISWETETVGGRTVHVVGC from the coding sequence ATGAACAGATTCTTCAACATCGCCGGCCCCTGTTACCCTCAGGAGCATTATATAGTGCCACCTCTGGAACGCCTGCCCGGCCTGTTGCCGCTCATCCATCAAAAGCAGTACTTCGTCATCCACGCTGCCCGGCAGACGGGCAAAACGACGTTGCTGCAACACCTGACTACATTCCTGAATCAGGAGGGAAAATATTACGCCGCTTATTGCCCCCTGGAGGCCGCCCAGGTATTCCCGGAACCCAAAGAGGGCATCCGGCAAATATTCTATACTTTAGCCTACAACATACAGAACTCCGGCCTGCCCCACGCCGAAGGCTTCGGAAAAGGAGTAAATCCGGAAGAAACCTCCATCGTTATCAGATCTGCGCTTTCTGCTTACTGCAGGGCCCTCGACAAACCGCTTGTACTGCTCTTTGATGAAATTGACGCCCTGCAAAACGGAACGCTCGTCGCCTTTCTACGCCAACTTCGAGAGGGTTACATCACCCGCAATACCATCCCCTTCCCCCATAGCGTGGCGCTCGTTGGCCTAAGGAATATCCGGGATTACAAATCTAAACTCAGGGAGGACCGCGAAACCCTGGGGTCAGCCAGCCCTGTGGAATCCAAACAATGGCTATTCCACAGGGCCAGTCCTTTTAATATTGTCAACAAGGCATTTACCTTAAGTAATTTTACTGAACCGGAAATTGCCGCGCTCTACCGGCAGCATACCGCAGCCACCGGGCAGGCTTTCGAACCTGGCGCTGTAACCAAAGTTTATGAATACTCCAGCGGGCAACCCTGGCTCGTCAACGCCACCGCCAACGAGGCCATCGCAGAAATATTAAACAACGACTATTCTCAACCCGTCACTCCTACCCTTATCGAACAGGCCGTGCAGCATATCATGCTGCGAAGGGACACCCATATCGACAGTTTGCTGGATAAACTGAAGGAGGCGCGAGTACGAAGGGTGCTGGACCCCATTATTGCCGGTAAAGAGAGTACCAGGTTGTTGTCCGACGACACCCAATATTGCCTCGACCTGGGACTCATCAAAGATGGCGACACCGGGTTGATGCCCGCTAATAAAATATACGCCGAAGTCATCATCCGTACCTTGAACTACGACACCCAATACAGTTTCGAAAAGCAAACCCCAAACGTGTGGATAAGCCCGGACGGCCAGGCCGACATGAATGGCCTGATGAAAGCCTTCCAGCAGTTCTGGCGGGAAAACAGCGAAATCTGGGAAGAAAAATACGAGTATAAAGAAGCCGCTCCCCACCTCATCCTCCAGGCGTTCCTGCAACGGGTGGTCAACGGAGGGGGGAGCATCCTCCGCGAATACGCCGGCGGCAGAAAACGGATGGACCTCTGTGTCCGGTACGGTAATTACCAATACCCCGTTGAGATCAAAGTCCGGTACGGCCCCAAAACCCTCCCCGACGGCCTGGCGCAACTGGGCGAATACATGGATAAACTCGGCGAAACCACCGGCTGGCTCGTTCTCTTCGACCGGGATAAAGGCAAAGCTTGGGATGAAAAAATTTCCTGGGAAACGGAGACGGTGGGAGGTAGGACGGTGCATGTGGTGGGATGTTAG
- a CDS encoding ABC transporter ATP-binding protein, with protein MSKTVIRVENLSKQYRLGQVGTGTLSHDLNRWWHQIRGKEDPYLKIGETNDRASKAESEYVWALKDINFEVQQGEVLGIIGKNGAGKSTLLKILSKVTSPTTGSLKAKGHIASLLEVGTGFHPELTGLENIYLNGAILGMTKAEVKSKLDEIVDFAGVARYLDTPVKRYSSGMMVRLAFSVAAHLEPEIMLIDEVLAVGDAEFQKKCLSKIDSVASQGRTILFVSHVMSSIQTLCTRCIVLKDGSVAFNGDVESAIESYLERENKHQHDGRIAPGTERGGTGEARFLSATLMNKGGKPKEEFLFRENLSLNFEIESSKQIKDALFDIKIVNAYGAIVAYITSTMNGEDFFRLKEGTNTISAELKNNLLPGNYSLTIGLHYSNGLTLDLVDDVLEFAVLKIAADGHHPYTYHWIHGNITTEAHWELIS; from the coding sequence ATGAGCAAAACTGTCATCCGCGTCGAAAACCTCTCCAAACAATACCGCCTCGGCCAGGTCGGCACCGGCACCCTCTCCCACGACCTCAACCGCTGGTGGCACCAAATCCGAGGCAAAGAAGACCCCTACCTGAAAATCGGGGAAACCAACGACCGCGCCAGCAAAGCCGAAAGCGAGTACGTCTGGGCGCTCAAAGACATCAACTTTGAAGTACAGCAAGGGGAAGTGCTGGGCATCATCGGCAAGAACGGGGCGGGGAAAAGCACCCTGCTCAAAATACTGAGCAAAGTGACCAGCCCAACGACCGGCAGCCTCAAAGCCAAAGGGCACATCGCCTCCTTACTGGAAGTCGGCACCGGCTTTCATCCGGAGCTAACCGGACTGGAAAATATCTATCTCAATGGCGCCATCCTGGGCATGACCAAAGCAGAAGTCAAAAGCAAACTGGACGAAATCGTCGACTTCGCCGGGGTGGCGCGCTACCTGGATACGCCGGTGAAACGCTACTCATCCGGCATGATGGTGCGCCTTGCCTTTTCCGTCGCCGCCCACCTGGAGCCAGAGATCATGCTGATCGACGAAGTTCTGGCTGTGGGCGACGCCGAATTCCAGAAAAAATGCCTCAGCAAGATAGACAGCGTAGCCAGCCAGGGAAGGACCATCCTCTTTGTCAGCCACGTCATGTCCTCCATTCAAACCCTCTGTACCCGCTGCATCGTATTGAAGGACGGCAGCGTAGCCTTTAACGGCGATGTCGAAAGCGCTATCGAAAGCTATCTGGAACGGGAAAACAAACACCAGCACGACGGCAGGATCGCTCCCGGGACGGAGCGCGGCGGCACCGGCGAAGCCCGTTTCCTTTCCGCCACATTGATGAATAAGGGCGGAAAGCCCAAAGAAGAATTTCTTTTCCGGGAAAACCTGAGCCTGAATTTTGAAATTGAAAGCAGCAAGCAGATCAAAGACGCCCTGTTCGACATCAAGATCGTGAATGCCTACGGCGCCATCGTAGCTTACATCACCAGCACCATGAACGGCGAGGACTTCTTCAGGCTTAAAGAAGGAACGAACACCATATCTGCCGAGCTGAAGAATAACCTGCTGCCCGGCAACTACTCATTGACCATCGGCCTGCACTACTCCAACGGCCTGACCCTCGACCTGGTCGACGATGTACTCGAATTTGCCGTACTGAAAATTGCTGCCGACGGCCACCACCCTTACACTTATCATTGGATACATGGAAATATCACAACAGAAGCCCACTGGGAACTCATCTCCTGA
- a CDS encoding DegT/DnrJ/EryC1/StrS family aminotransferase has protein sequence MKIPISKTYFDAADEEAILAPLRSGWVVQGPQVAEFEQAFADFCGAKYAVAATSCTTALHIAALAAGIQPGDEVLVPAFTWVATANAVEYIGAKPVFCDVSLETFNLDISLLEALITKKTKAILPVHLFGWPAEMNAILELAQKYGLQVIEDAACGFGTYYQGKHAGTFGHSGCFSFHPRKAFSTGEGGMIVTNDEKTADLLRTLRDHGGSRSDFQRQQHQLSFLLSEYNVLGFNYRMTDLQGALGVSQMKKADWMLSRRREIARRYDEGLSHIDWLQLPKPPSDAVHAYQAYVCLFRPEQPVLANADRLFSARNRLMTYLEENGVSTRQGTHAPAHLGFYAEKYGIRPEDYPNAYMAEGLSLALPLYPQLTEEEQEYVITLIQDYKPKT, from the coding sequence ATGAAGATCCCCATTTCCAAAACCTATTTCGACGCAGCGGACGAAGAGGCCATCCTCGCCCCTCTGCGCAGCGGTTGGGTCGTACAGGGCCCGCAGGTAGCGGAATTTGAGCAGGCTTTTGCCGATTTCTGCGGCGCGAAGTATGCCGTGGCTGCCACCTCCTGTACGACCGCCCTTCATATTGCCGCCCTTGCCGCCGGGATACAACCGGGCGACGAAGTGCTGGTGCCCGCTTTTACCTGGGTGGCAACTGCCAATGCCGTAGAATACATCGGCGCCAAACCGGTATTCTGCGACGTCAGCCTGGAAACATTTAACCTGGACATTAGCTTGCTGGAAGCCCTCATCACCAAAAAAACAAAAGCCATCCTGCCGGTCCACCTGTTTGGATGGCCGGCAGAAATGAACGCCATCCTGGAACTGGCGCAGAAGTACGGGCTGCAGGTTATCGAGGACGCTGCCTGCGGTTTCGGGACTTACTATCAAGGAAAACACGCCGGCACCTTCGGGCACAGCGGCTGCTTCAGCTTTCATCCCCGCAAGGCCTTTTCCACCGGAGAAGGAGGCATGATCGTCACCAACGACGAAAAAACGGCCGATCTGCTGCGCACCCTGCGCGACCACGGAGGAAGCCGCTCGGACTTCCAGCGGCAGCAGCACCAACTGAGTTTTCTCCTTTCGGAATACAATGTACTGGGCTTTAACTACCGCATGACAGACCTGCAGGGCGCCCTGGGGGTTTCCCAAATGAAAAAAGCGGATTGGATGCTGAGCCGGCGCCGGGAAATTGCCCGGCGGTACGACGAAGGGTTGAGCCATATTGACTGGCTCCAATTACCCAAGCCGCCTTCCGATGCAGTTCACGCCTATCAGGCCTATGTTTGCCTCTTCCGGCCGGAACAGCCCGTATTGGCAAATGCCGATCGCCTCTTCAGTGCCCGAAACCGGCTGATGACCTACCTGGAAGAAAATGGCGTTTCTACCAGGCAGGGTACCCATGCACCGGCTCACCTGGGCTTCTACGCCGAAAAATATGGCATCCGGCCGGAGGATTACCCCAATGCCTATATGGCAGAAGGGCTTTCTCTGGCGTTGCCCTTGTACCCACAATTGACGGAGGAAGAGCAAGAATATGTAATTACCTTGATCCAAGATTACAAACCTAAAACATGA
- a CDS encoding NAD-dependent epimerase/dehydratase family protein, with translation MIEGKKIFITGGAGFIANTLIRHYIEKNEIIVYDNFHRDTLTGSGLANHPNMTIIKGDVLDADLLTLSMKGANVVIHAAGIAGIDTVIKNPVKTMQVNMIGTSNALEAARVNSVSDRFIDFSTSEVFGSMAFRSSEDDHTVAGSAGEARWTYAVSKLAGEHLAHAYYRQYNLPVVTVRPFNVYGPGQTGEGAIQIFIKRALKNESIKIDGDGNQIRAWCYVDDFVDCLTRCIEAPKAVGESFNLGNARAVITILGLAQTVCRVLNSKSKIVFEPPLSADIAIRIPSVEKTKKILGFKAIVDLEEGIMRTSEWMKQHVF, from the coding sequence ATGATTGAAGGAAAAAAGATATTCATTACCGGAGGAGCTGGTTTTATCGCCAATACCTTAATCCGCCACTACATTGAAAAAAATGAGATCATCGTTTATGATAATTTTCATCGAGACACACTTACTGGTAGCGGATTGGCCAACCATCCCAATATGACCATAATCAAAGGAGATGTGCTGGATGCTGATCTTCTGACCTTATCTATGAAAGGAGCCAATGTAGTTATTCATGCTGCGGGCATTGCAGGTATTGACACGGTGATCAAGAATCCTGTAAAAACCATGCAGGTGAATATGATTGGCACTTCAAATGCATTAGAAGCAGCAAGAGTCAATAGTGTATCAGACAGATTCATTGATTTTTCTACTTCTGAAGTTTTTGGTTCTATGGCCTTCAGGTCAAGTGAAGACGATCATACGGTAGCTGGTTCCGCTGGTGAAGCACGATGGACATATGCTGTATCCAAACTTGCTGGAGAGCATTTGGCTCATGCGTATTACCGTCAATACAATCTTCCTGTAGTGACGGTAAGACCCTTCAATGTATACGGACCTGGCCAGACCGGAGAAGGGGCCATCCAAATTTTCATTAAGCGTGCTCTAAAAAATGAATCCATAAAAATAGATGGCGACGGTAATCAGATTCGCGCTTGGTGTTATGTAGATGACTTCGTGGATTGTCTCACACGCTGTATCGAGGCCCCGAAAGCTGTAGGTGAAAGCTTCAACCTGGGTAATGCCCGTGCAGTGATTACCATTCTGGGGCTGGCCCAAACGGTTTGCCGTGTTCTGAATTCTAAGTCGAAAATTGTCTTCGAACCTCCTTTGTCAGCAGATATTGCGATTCGTATACCAAGCGTAGAAAAGACCAAAAAAATACTCGGATTCAAAGCTATAGTAGATCTCGAAGAAGGGATTATGAGAACTTCAGAATGGATGAAACAGCATGTCTTTTAG
- a CDS encoding UDP-3-O-(3-hydroxymyristoyl) glucosamine N-acyltransferase, whose amino-acid sequence MRYNSDIFLQVLNKKVDQKFRFSQLGLSNSTNAMTLSFLDDVKYIDQVNQNENIMAVITNTKFVDKLNKQYIVQSEDPRFDFYTLYNYLGKLEYIKTPSIIDKTVTIHPTAYVSEHNVKIGPNTVIYPNVTILADVEIGADCIVQSGTIIGSEGFEYKKTQRGILGVFHDGKVIIKDKVHIGANNCIDKGFSIRNTIIEEEVKIDNLIHVAHGVHIKRGAFIIAGTILGGSSTIDEEAWISINTSIAPGLVVGKHGFVSMGAVVTKSVPDNAQVTGNFAIPHDQFINDLKNRTKKN is encoded by the coding sequence ATGAGATACAATTCAGACATTTTTCTACAAGTGTTAAACAAGAAAGTTGATCAGAAGTTTAGGTTTTCTCAATTAGGGTTGTCAAACTCAACCAATGCAATGACTTTGTCGTTCCTGGATGATGTAAAATACATTGATCAAGTGAACCAGAATGAAAATATTATGGCTGTCATTACAAATACTAAATTTGTGGATAAATTGAATAAACAATATATCGTACAATCAGAAGATCCGAGATTTGACTTTTACACCTTGTACAATTATCTTGGCAAACTGGAATATATTAAAACACCTTCGATAATTGATAAAACGGTCACTATTCACCCAACAGCATATGTTTCGGAACATAACGTTAAAATTGGTCCTAACACAGTGATTTATCCCAATGTGACGATCCTGGCAGATGTTGAAATCGGGGCTGATTGTATTGTGCAATCTGGCACGATTATCGGTAGTGAAGGATTCGAATACAAGAAAACACAACGGGGCATTCTTGGAGTGTTCCATGATGGGAAGGTAATTATCAAAGACAAGGTTCATATCGGAGCCAATAACTGTATTGACAAAGGGTTTTCAATTAGGAATACGATTATTGAAGAAGAAGTAAAAATTGATAATTTAATACATGTTGCACATGGTGTACACATCAAAAGAGGCGCGTTTATAATTGCGGGCACTATTTTAGGTGGCTCCAGTACAATTGATGAAGAAGCATGGATAAGTATCAATACTTCGATAGCTCCTGGATTAGTAGTGGGCAAACATGGATTTGTTTCGATGGGTGCAGTCGTTACTAAAAGTGTTCCTGATAATGCTCAAGTTACAGGTAACTTTGCAATTCCGCATGATCAGTTTATTAATGATTTAAAAAACAGGACCAAAAAGAATTAA
- a CDS encoding N-acetyl sugar amidotransferase, translated as MRSKGKEILEGKLKVCVRCIYDETVPNIKFDEHGICNYCKSSDSLIEQYKTGTAEAKQNLDEIIKNIKEEGKNKKYDCVIGVSGGTDSSYLLHLAVKEYRLRPLAVHYDNTWNTAVATENIRKVLSKLNVDLFTYVVNNREADDYVRSFIIAGVPEIDAPTDIAAPEVLYRACAKYNIRYVLEGHSFIAEGVSPMGNNYFDGKYIEDIHNKYGKVKSKTFPNMTFYRFIKWTLFKQIKKIRPLWYIKYSKEMARKLLENEYDWKYYGGHHLENRITEFLHSYYNPRKFDIDNRNWSLAAAARNGIMTREEALQKYAVPLEVSEEFLDYVCKRIEMSRSELEEYINKPNKSFRDFKTYKKRFEILRPLFKIMAEKNLVPMSFYLKYCFPLPEA; from the coding sequence ATGAGAAGTAAAGGGAAAGAAATACTGGAAGGAAAGTTAAAAGTTTGTGTCCGTTGTATATATGACGAGACGGTGCCCAATATAAAATTCGACGAGCATGGTATTTGTAATTATTGCAAATCATCTGACAGTCTAATTGAACAGTATAAAACCGGTACTGCAGAAGCCAAGCAGAATCTGGATGAAATCATTAAAAATATCAAAGAGGAAGGTAAAAATAAAAAATACGATTGTGTGATTGGTGTGAGTGGAGGAACTGATTCATCTTATCTATTACACTTGGCAGTAAAAGAATACAGGTTAAGACCGTTGGCAGTGCATTACGATAATACATGGAATACTGCCGTTGCAACCGAGAATATCCGAAAAGTGTTATCTAAACTTAATGTGGATTTATTCACATACGTTGTCAATAATAGAGAAGCTGATGATTATGTACGTTCTTTTATAATTGCCGGTGTTCCCGAAATCGATGCACCAACTGATATAGCCGCACCTGAGGTTTTATATCGTGCATGTGCAAAATACAATATACGCTATGTATTGGAAGGACATAGTTTTATTGCTGAAGGAGTCTCACCAATGGGCAACAACTATTTTGACGGAAAATATATTGAAGATATACATAACAAATACGGAAAAGTAAAATCCAAAACCTTTCCCAATATGACTTTTTATCGGTTTATTAAATGGACATTATTTAAGCAGATAAAAAAAATCAGACCATTATGGTATATTAAATATTCGAAGGAAATGGCCAGAAAACTTCTGGAGAATGAGTATGACTGGAAATACTATGGAGGTCATCACCTTGAGAACAGAATCACAGAGTTCCTTCACTCATATTACAATCCGCGCAAATTTGATATTGATAACAGGAATTGGAGTTTGGCTGCTGCTGCGAGGAACGGTATTATGACTAGAGAAGAAGCCTTACAAAAGTATGCGGTGCCACTAGAGGTATCTGAAGAGTTCCTAGACTACGTTTGTAAGCGAATCGAAATGTCAAGAAGTGAACTGGAGGAATATATCAATAAACCGAATAAATCGTTCCGTGATTTTAAAACATATAAAAAGCGTTTCGAAATCCTTCGCCCGTTATTTAAAATAATGGCCGAGAAAAATTTAGTGCCGATGAGTTTCTATCTCAAATATTGTTTCCCACTTCCTGAGGCATGA
- the hisH gene encoding imidazole glycerol phosphate synthase subunit HisH, giving the protein MITIVDYGMGNLGSVLNMLKRIGVKAQIIDDPEKLSEAKKILLPGVGSFDQAMKRITVSGFKDILDHKALVEKVPVLGICLGMQLLTRGSEEGVLPGLGWIAADTIKFPQMEGLKIPHMGWNMVTPATHSLLTQNLPVESRFYFVHSYRIHVDDEKNSILKAHYGITFDAAIQKENIFGTQFHPEKSHRFGMQLLQNFSLI; this is encoded by the coding sequence ATGATTACCATTGTAGATTATGGAATGGGTAATTTAGGCTCGGTTCTCAATATGTTAAAGAGAATCGGTGTAAAGGCGCAGATTATTGATGATCCTGAAAAATTAAGTGAGGCAAAGAAGATTTTATTGCCTGGCGTTGGTTCATTTGATCAGGCAATGAAGCGCATCACCGTTTCAGGTTTTAAAGACATATTAGACCACAAAGCCCTCGTTGAGAAAGTACCTGTATTGGGGATTTGTCTAGGAATGCAATTACTTACGCGAGGCAGTGAAGAGGGTGTTTTACCAGGTTTGGGCTGGATAGCTGCCGATACTATTAAGTTCCCTCAGATGGAAGGATTGAAAATACCTCATATGGGATGGAATATGGTGACACCTGCAACGCATAGTCTGCTAACCCAAAATCTGCCTGTAGAAAGCCGCTTTTATTTCGTGCATTCTTATCGGATACATGTAGATGATGAAAAAAACAGTATTCTGAAAGCACATTATGGAATTACATTTGATGCTGCGATACAAAAAGAAAATATTTTCGGGACACAATTTCATCCTGAAAAAAGTCACCGATTTGGGATGCAGTTATTACAAAACTTCTCATTGATCTAA
- the hisF gene encoding imidazole glycerol phosphate synthase subunit HisF, with amino-acid sequence MLRVRVIPCLLLIKESLVKTIKFKRPGYIGDPINTVRIFNELEVDELCFLDIRASIEGRSPNLDILHQIADECFMPLSYGGGIRDAETAQKILAIGFEKIVINTSTFENPGVISQIANHSGNQSVIGSIDVKRNLWGNYEVYSHDGKRKQKVNPITWAQELEELGVGEILITSIDRDGTWKGYDLDIIQRISETVNVPVIANGGAGNVEHLGAAVKYGHASAVALGSMVVYQQKGMGVLVNFPDREKLKALIG; translated from the coding sequence ATGCTTCGCGTAAGAGTTATACCTTGCTTGCTATTGATTAAGGAGTCCCTTGTCAAAACTATTAAATTTAAAAGACCAGGGTATATTGGAGATCCCATTAATACTGTTAGAATTTTTAATGAATTGGAAGTAGATGAACTCTGCTTTCTTGATATCCGAGCCTCTATCGAAGGACGCTCACCAAATTTGGACATTCTTCATCAAATTGCAGATGAATGTTTCATGCCATTATCTTATGGAGGAGGAATCAGAGATGCTGAAACAGCCCAAAAGATTTTAGCGATCGGATTTGAAAAAATAGTGATCAATACCTCCACTTTTGAAAATCCAGGGGTCATTAGCCAGATTGCCAACCATTCAGGAAACCAGAGCGTTATTGGATCCATCGACGTCAAACGAAATCTTTGGGGAAACTATGAAGTGTATTCCCATGATGGCAAACGAAAACAAAAGGTTAATCCAATAACTTGGGCACAAGAACTGGAAGAACTTGGGGTAGGAGAAATCTTGATTACTTCAATTGACAGGGATGGAACCTGGAAAGGATATGACCTGGATATCATTCAGAGGATTAGTGAGACAGTGAATGTTCCAGTTATTGCTAACGGGGGTGCCGGGAATGTTGAACATCTGGGCGCAGCTGTTAAATATGGACATGCATCTGCTGTCGCATTAGGGAGTATGGTTGTATATCAGCAGAAAGGGATGGGTGTATTGGTTAATTTTCCGGATAGAGAAAAATTAAAAGCCCTAATTGGCTAA
- a CDS encoding glycosyltransferase translates to MNIALATSTYLPYTMSWIHRQLIAYNRGESVVLCQSRENEETFPIDTAYSFGEEAYWSKALKAKFGFWFGRRPIKMPAQQKREIKKLFEKHEIQLLHVHFGTYAIYFAKLCQELNIPLLVTFHGHDISSALERWPAYKQAFPSLLGDITSAIVISEEMKERLLKLGCPEEKIKVSYLGVPLDDFPFFERLHKKEKTIFLHAGRLTAKKGVPDLVKAFHAAFGSDNLAAELWIAGDGEERTVVEKTIQELDLSKSVKMLGRLEHDELIEARNKADVFVLNCRTDHVGTKEGLPISTLEAAATGLPAISTYHAGIPESIIDGKTGFLVQEYDTAGFAEAMQRLTNTQLRKEMGRKARAFMEAKFDLEDCNEVLYQIYKEAVQL, encoded by the coding sequence ATGAATATCGCCTTAGCAACAAGTACCTATCTTCCTTATACCATGTCCTGGATACACCGGCAATTGATTGCTTACAATCGGGGCGAATCGGTAGTATTGTGCCAAAGCCGGGAAAACGAAGAAACATTCCCGATTGATACCGCCTATTCTTTTGGTGAAGAGGCTTATTGGTCCAAGGCTTTGAAAGCAAAGTTTGGCTTCTGGTTCGGCCGACGGCCGATTAAAATGCCGGCTCAGCAAAAAAGAGAAATAAAAAAACTTTTTGAAAAGCATGAAATTCAGCTACTACACGTACATTTTGGCACCTATGCTATCTACTTTGCCAAATTATGTCAAGAGCTGAATATACCCCTATTAGTTACTTTCCATGGGCATGACATCAGTTCAGCGCTTGAACGTTGGCCTGCCTACAAACAAGCCTTCCCGTCCTTGCTAGGAGATATTACATCAGCCATCGTCATTTCCGAAGAAATGAAAGAACGGCTGCTTAAATTGGGCTGCCCGGAAGAAAAGATAAAGGTCTCTTATTTAGGAGTTCCACTTGATGATTTTCCCTTCTTTGAGCGGCTACACAAAAAAGAAAAGACGATTTTCCTCCATGCAGGCCGGTTGACGGCAAAAAAAGGAGTGCCAGACTTAGTGAAGGCTTTCCATGCTGCATTTGGCAGTGATAACCTGGCTGCCGAATTGTGGATTGCCGGAGATGGTGAAGAGAGAACTGTTGTAGAAAAAACCATTCAAGAACTTGACTTATCCAAATCTGTCAAAATGCTGGGCCGCCTAGAGCATGATGAATTGATTGAAGCCCGAAACAAAGCTGATGTTTTTGTATTAAATTGCCGGACCGACCATGTCGGAACCAAAGAAGGATTGCCGATTTCAACCCTGGAAGCCGCCGCTACCGGGCTGCCCGCAATCTCTACCTATCATGCCGGCATTCCGGAGAGCATTATTGACGGCAAAACAGGTTTTCTCGTTCAGGAATATGATACCGCAGGTTTTGCAGAAGCAATGCAACGTTTAACGAATACTCAACTGAGAAAGGAAATGGGTCGAAAAGCGAGAGCCTTTATGGAAGCTAAATTCGATTTGGAAGACTGCAATGAAGTCTTATATCAAATTTATAAAGAAGCCGTCCAATTATGA
- a CDS encoding NAD(P)-dependent oxidoreductase, with product MIIVTGGLGFIGNELVRQLKQRGENVLIIDNRNRVAPDIEDIMDVPIEYADVVDYNTISAIFERVKPKTIYHLAAIHFIPECNENPERTLRINVEGTQSVLRAAASSGTRQFFFASSGAVYADSPNSLKEEDKIGPVDVYGYSKLFGEQLCEWYAKESSLQVAICRLFNNYGPRETNLHIIPEIIKQLKEGDELHLGNIKPIRDYIHTKDTAKAMILLANKLNKPLTTVNLTNGEGYSVEDLIGMFRIHTGRNLVYVKDPSRYRKVDKSIQTGNVSYLKELTGWEPQIKMKEGLRELLKYEGLIAHPQKPMNTNV from the coding sequence ATGATTATTGTCACTGGTGGGTTAGGGTTTATTGGAAATGAATTGGTGCGCCAACTCAAGCAGAGAGGAGAAAATGTGCTGATAATAGACAACCGAAACAGAGTGGCTCCGGATATCGAGGATATCATGGATGTCCCTATTGAATATGCAGATGTTGTAGATTACAATACCATTTCCGCGATCTTCGAAAGGGTGAAGCCAAAAACAATTTATCACCTGGCTGCTATTCATTTCATTCCGGAATGCAATGAAAACCCAGAGCGCACCTTGCGAATAAATGTTGAAGGGACCCAATCCGTATTAAGAGCGGCAGCCTCCTCCGGCACCCGGCAATTCTTTTTTGCGTCAAGCGGCGCTGTATATGCAGATAGTCCTAATTCTTTAAAGGAAGAAGATAAAATTGGACCTGTTGATGTTTATGGGTATAGCAAACTATTTGGAGAGCAACTTTGCGAATGGTATGCCAAAGAAAGCAGTCTTCAGGTGGCTATTTGCAGGTTATTCAATAACTACGGTCCAAGAGAAACCAACCTACATATCATCCCGGAGATTATTAAACAACTGAAGGAGGGAGACGAACTGCATCTCGGAAATATCAAACCAATCCGGGATTATATACATACCAAGGATACTGCAAAAGCAATGATTCTGTTGGCGAACAAATTAAACAAGCCTCTCACTACAGTAAATTTAACTAACGGAGAAGGATATTCTGTTGAAGATTTAATAGGAATGTTTCGAATACATACCGGCAGGAATTTGGTTTATGTAAAAGACCCGTCAAGATACCGGAAAGTAGATAAGTCAATACAAACTGGAAATGTAAGTTATTTAAAAGAATTGACAGGATGGGAGCCTCAGATAAAAATGAAGGAAGGATTAAGAGAGTTGTTGAAGTATGAGGGGCTTATTGCTCATCCCCAAAAGCCTATGAATACAAACGTGTAA